Proteins encoded in a region of the Pigmentiphaga litoralis genome:
- a CDS encoding MarR family winged helix-turn-helix transcriptional regulator: MNSNEETRKVLDHWREAVPDDRLAHLVKDATRALVRGLQMRLTEHDVSFGHWAFLRILWESDGLTQRELSEQAGVQEPTTYSAMKAMEALGYVERKHLPGNKKNVHVFLTRKGKALKKKLVPLAEEINDIGTRGLKPAEITTARKVLLTIIANLAEDEAHVNNAERRMPSTRELSRRIAESGEL, encoded by the coding sequence ATGAATTCAAACGAAGAAACGCGAAAAGTCCTCGACCACTGGCGCGAGGCCGTCCCCGATGATCGTCTGGCTCACCTTGTGAAAGACGCGACGCGCGCGTTGGTGCGCGGGTTGCAGATGCGGCTGACGGAGCACGATGTGTCGTTCGGCCATTGGGCCTTCCTGCGGATCCTGTGGGAGTCCGATGGGTTGACGCAGCGGGAATTGAGCGAGCAGGCTGGCGTGCAGGAACCGACCACGTATTCGGCAATGAAGGCGATGGAAGCGCTGGGCTATGTCGAACGCAAACATCTGCCGGGCAACAAGAAGAACGTGCACGTCTTCCTGACACGCAAGGGCAAGGCGTTGAAGAAGAAGCTGGTGCCGTTGGCCGAAGAGATCAACGACATTGGCACGCGGGGCTTGAAGCCCGCCGAGATCACCACGGCGCGCAAGGTGCTGCTGACCATCATCGCCAATCTGGCTGAAGACGAAGCGCACGTGAACAATGCCGAGCGGCGCATGCCGTCGACGCGGGAGCTGTCCCGCCGCATCGCCGAAAGCGGCGAGCTCTGA
- a CDS encoding ABC transporter substrate-binding protein, protein MHSMRHRLARLGIALPLLTAFFPAFVHAQPTTATANKPLEVIVFPGGFNLPIWVAQDRGFFQANGISIKVTPTPTSVFQMKGLLDGTFDIAMTAMDNLVAYREGQGEEAGVQGDVMAVMGGDRGFLKLVAQPDIPTIAALRGKTLSVDARNTGYALVLFELLDRAGLREPDFSIERAGGVVQRFNALMEKKHAATMLVSPFELRAIPQGYKVLATASTELGAYQGYVAGVRQSWAQANGPALTAYIRSYVQGVDWLLEPGNGKDVIAILQKNVPNTSDADAQKIYDVLVDPATGFQKRAALDAEGLAQVLALRSKWGVPRKTLQGPGAYYDPQFYNAAVK, encoded by the coding sequence ATGCATTCCATGCGCCACCGCCTTGCCCGGCTGGGCATCGCCCTTCCCTTGCTCACCGCCTTCTTCCCTGCTTTCGTACACGCCCAGCCCACCACGGCCACTGCCAACAAACCGCTTGAAGTCATCGTCTTTCCGGGCGGCTTCAACCTGCCGATCTGGGTGGCTCAGGACCGCGGCTTTTTCCAGGCGAACGGCATCTCGATCAAAGTCACCCCCACGCCCACGTCCGTCTTTCAGATGAAAGGACTGCTGGACGGCACCTTCGACATTGCCATGACGGCCATGGACAACCTGGTGGCCTATCGCGAAGGGCAAGGGGAAGAGGCTGGCGTCCAGGGCGACGTGATGGCGGTCATGGGCGGCGACCGGGGATTTCTCAAACTTGTCGCGCAACCCGACATCCCGACGATCGCCGCGCTGCGTGGCAAGACGCTGTCGGTCGATGCACGCAACACCGGCTATGCCCTGGTGCTGTTCGAACTGCTGGACCGCGCCGGCCTGCGCGAACCCGATTTCAGCATCGAACGCGCGGGCGGCGTCGTGCAACGCTTCAACGCATTGATGGAAAAGAAGCACGCCGCGACGATGCTGGTGTCCCCCTTCGAACTGCGTGCCATACCGCAAGGCTACAAGGTGCTCGCGACCGCATCGACCGAACTGGGGGCATACCAGGGCTATGTGGCCGGCGTCAGGCAGAGTTGGGCGCAGGCCAACGGTCCGGCGTTGACGGCCTATATCCGGTCCTACGTGCAGGGCGTCGACTGGCTGCTGGAGCCGGGCAACGGCAAGGACGTGATCGCTATCCTGCAGAAGAACGTGCCGAACACGAGCGACGCCGATGCGCAAAAGATCTACGACGTGCTGGTCGACCCGGCCACAGGCTTCCAGAAGCGCGCGGCCCTGGATGCCGAAGGACTGGCCCAGGTGCTTGCGCTGCGCAGCAAATGGGGCGTGCCCAGGAAGACGCTTCAGGGGCCCGGGGCCTACTACGATCCGCAGTTCTATAACGCCGCGGTGAAGTAG
- a CDS encoding DUF1330 domain-containing protein: protein MHRFMRFSYKVSPAMLWCAMLSGAPGPSMAQAGTPGAAPAAASVPAIYVSEFEVTDPEGIKPYSAGVDATFAPFGGRYIVRGGTVASLEGGATKRVVMIQFPSMEQARAWYDSPAYRVLRPIRHQSATSKVFIVNGVAQP from the coding sequence ATGCATCGCTTTATGCGTTTTTCATACAAAGTCAGCCCGGCCATGTTGTGGTGCGCCATGTTGTCCGGCGCGCCCGGGCCGTCAATGGCGCAAGCCGGCACGCCAGGTGCGGCCCCAGCTGCGGCGTCCGTTCCCGCGATCTACGTGTCCGAGTTCGAAGTGACGGACCCCGAGGGCATCAAGCCTTACAGCGCCGGTGTGGATGCCACGTTCGCCCCGTTCGGCGGCCGCTACATCGTCCGTGGCGGCACCGTGGCATCGCTGGAAGGCGGCGCCACCAAACGTGTCGTCATGATCCAGTTTCCGAGCATGGAACAGGCACGCGCCTGGTACGACTCGCCCGCCTATCGGGTGCTCCGACCTATCCGTCATCAGTCCGCGACGTCGAAAGTGTTCATCGTCAACGGTGTGGCGCAGCCCTGA
- a CDS encoding putative quinol monooxygenase: MKRVAIGSAIAVVLALLIARPAVAQHPAAAYLQLAVLDVDTTRLDAFKAAAAEHIAAAGQAEPDLLAMYAVSEKDSPGRVRVLEIYANEAAYRAHLASSHYQTFASKVRPMLTDRRLLALQPVFISTKSALPPSPQVRVAELEIAPEHLAAYTAAVSEEIADSVRLEPGVIAIHAAALANQPGTLIFLEIYADETAYQSHIASPHFKKYVATTAPFITGRRLMVTEPLLLYKKPH; encoded by the coding sequence ATGAAACGTGTTGCGATAGGAAGCGCCATCGCCGTCGTACTGGCCCTGCTCATTGCCCGGCCCGCCGTGGCGCAGCACCCGGCTGCCGCCTACCTGCAACTGGCCGTCCTTGACGTGGACACGACTCGACTGGACGCCTTCAAGGCGGCTGCCGCCGAGCACATTGCGGCGGCGGGCCAGGCCGAACCGGATCTGCTCGCCATGTACGCCGTGTCGGAAAAAGACAGCCCGGGCCGCGTTCGTGTGCTCGAAATATACGCGAACGAAGCGGCTTACCGCGCGCACCTTGCCTCGTCGCATTATCAGACATTCGCGTCCAAGGTTCGCCCGATGCTGACCGACCGGCGGCTGCTCGCCTTGCAGCCGGTTTTCATTAGCACGAAATCCGCATTGCCGCCGTCGCCCCAGGTACGCGTCGCGGAACTGGAGATCGCACCGGAACATCTGGCGGCCTATACCGCAGCCGTCAGCGAAGAGATCGCCGATTCGGTCCGCCTGGAACCTGGCGTGATTGCGATCCATGCGGCCGCATTGGCGAACCAGCCCGGCACCCTGATCTTTCTCGAGATCTACGCCGACGAAACGGCCTACCAGAGCCACATCGCGTCGCCGCACTTCAAGAAGTACGTGGCCACGACCGCCCCGTTCATTACCGGCCGCCGGCTGATGGTGACCGAGCCCCTGCTTCTCTACAAAAAACCCCATTGA
- a CDS encoding LysR family transcriptional regulator, whose amino-acid sequence MDTQHLRIFIEVARQGSFAAAARKLNLATSQVTRAVAAIEAELGVRLLHRTTRKAGLTEAGSDYFARMCDVMEAFDAAADDLQTRTTEARGLVRLTASVALGQKLVLPLLDAFHRQHPGLELDLRFNDRVVDLIDQHVDVALRQSPTLDGSLVGARLGASRYRVCASPAYLAKHGTPQAPADLAGHACLRIALPGYCSDWSFRERNTADAEVQKVAITGWLTASSALSLLQAALDGVGPVLLADWLLAPDMAAGRLVDLFPEYEATVTNFEAAIWLVYASREHLPRRVRVVVDFLRAELPRHIEPRRHDR is encoded by the coding sequence ATGGACACACAGCACCTACGGATCTTCATCGAGGTAGCCCGCCAGGGAAGCTTTGCGGCGGCCGCGCGCAAGCTCAATCTGGCTACGTCGCAGGTGACCCGCGCCGTTGCCGCGATCGAAGCCGAGTTGGGCGTTCGTCTGTTGCATCGGACCACACGCAAGGCCGGCCTGACCGAGGCGGGATCCGACTACTTTGCGCGGATGTGTGACGTGATGGAGGCCTTCGACGCTGCCGCCGATGATCTGCAGACACGCACCACCGAAGCCAGGGGCCTGGTGCGCCTGACCGCGTCGGTCGCGCTGGGACAGAAACTGGTGCTGCCTTTGCTGGATGCATTCCATCGTCAGCACCCGGGGCTGGAACTGGACTTGCGATTCAATGATCGGGTGGTGGACCTGATCGATCAGCATGTGGATGTGGCGCTGCGTCAGAGCCCGACGCTGGACGGATCCCTGGTGGGCGCAAGACTGGGCGCGTCGCGCTACCGGGTGTGCGCCAGTCCCGCCTATCTGGCGAAACATGGCACCCCGCAAGCTCCCGCCGATCTTGCCGGCCACGCCTGTTTGCGGATTGCACTGCCAGGATATTGCAGCGACTGGTCGTTTCGCGAGCGCAATACGGCGGATGCCGAGGTCCAGAAGGTCGCCATCACGGGGTGGTTGACGGCGTCGTCGGCCCTGTCCTTGCTGCAGGCGGCGCTGGATGGCGTCGGGCCTGTCCTGCTAGCCGACTGGCTGCTGGCGCCCGACATGGCCGCAGGGCGACTGGTGGATCTGTTCCCGGAATACGAAGCCACCGTGACGAATTTTGAAGCGGCCATCTGGCTGGTCTACGCGTCGCGTGAGCACCTGCCCCGGCGGGTGCGCGTCGTGGTGGACTTCCTGCGCGCCGAATTGCCGCGCCACATCGAACCACGACGCCACGATCGCTGA
- a CDS encoding IclR family transcriptional regulator, with protein MMRSVQRILAIFESFTVERNSMTLQEIADRIDLPKSTAFRIVQSLEKSGYLVRLEDQQYCLSFRFLRLAGLVKSTLGIREIARPIMVELADASKETVSLHTIIGRNRVCIDAVSTASALRSVVQPGEQVPLLAGSASKVLMAYLPKKELTPLVAAIAKSTKRSQADVNAELVKVRETGYSVSHGERLLGVSAVSAPIMDVNETVQYCVSLGGPSVRIQANEPTFIKLLVAASQDISRQFGGQVAFTV; from the coding sequence ATGATGCGATCAGTTCAGCGAATACTCGCGATCTTCGAAAGCTTTACGGTCGAACGCAACAGCATGACCCTGCAGGAAATTGCGGACCGGATCGACCTGCCCAAGTCCACCGCCTTCCGTATCGTGCAGAGCCTGGAAAAGTCGGGGTACCTGGTCCGGCTCGAAGATCAGCAATATTGCCTGTCATTCCGCTTCCTGCGCCTGGCCGGGCTGGTCAAGAGCACCCTGGGCATCCGCGAGATCGCGCGCCCGATCATGGTCGAGCTCGCCGATGCGAGCAAGGAGACGGTGTCGCTGCATACGATCATCGGGCGCAACCGGGTGTGCATCGACGCGGTGTCCACCGCATCCGCCCTGCGCAGCGTCGTCCAGCCGGGGGAACAGGTTCCCCTGCTGGCCGGATCGGCGTCCAAGGTCCTGATGGCCTATCTGCCCAAGAAAGAACTGACGCCCCTGGTGGCGGCAATCGCCAAGAGCACGAAACGCTCGCAGGCCGACGTCAACGCCGAACTGGTCAAGGTGCGCGAAACGGGCTATTCGGTGTCCCACGGCGAGCGCCTGCTGGGCGTATCCGCCGTATCAGCACCGATCATGGACGTCAACGAGACGGTGCAGTACTGCGTATCGCTGGGCGGCCCAAGCGTGCGCATTCAGGCCAATGAACCGACCTTCATCAAGTTGCTGGTGGCCGCGTCACAAGACATCTCGCGTCAATTCGGCGGCCAGGTGGCATTCACCGTGTAG
- a CDS encoding amidohydrolase family protein, with product MTTPENAITSAVTPARPGGNAARTLSPDFVGNTPRTLDELAAWTSRKTEAPLDPDLPIIDAHHHLFDDERGKYLAPEMLAEIASGHNIVATVFLQHKTAYLTSGPEALRPVGEVAFAADVARATAGQGVRLCEGIVGHADLTSGDDVVPALEALLEAGQGRLKGIRHGTTWDAGRAGHGRSIERRHLLSDPTFHKGFAQLSRYGLSFDAWIFHPQLASLEDLLKAFPETPVVLNHCGGILGVEPHTDRAAVFATWQQSIQTLATYPNLRVKLGGLGMLYGGHDFHLQAEPPSSLALADTWRPYIDACIDAFGPDRAMFESNFPVDKQSCGYGVLWNAFKRIAQPYTSAERAALFHDTAQAFYRLG from the coding sequence ATGACGACACCCGAGAACGCAATCACGTCGGCAGTGACGCCGGCAAGGCCAGGCGGCAACGCCGCCAGGACGCTGAGCCCCGACTTCGTGGGCAACACGCCCCGGACGCTGGACGAATTGGCGGCCTGGACATCCCGAAAGACCGAGGCGCCGCTTGACCCTGACCTGCCCATCATCGACGCCCACCATCACCTGTTCGACGATGAGCGCGGCAAGTACCTTGCGCCCGAGATGCTTGCCGAGATCGCGTCAGGCCACAACATCGTGGCAACGGTATTTCTGCAGCACAAGACGGCGTACTTGACGAGCGGACCGGAGGCTCTCCGGCCGGTAGGCGAAGTCGCCTTCGCCGCCGACGTAGCGCGCGCCACGGCGGGGCAGGGCGTACGGCTATGCGAGGGTATCGTGGGCCATGCTGATCTGACCTCGGGTGATGACGTGGTTCCCGCGCTCGAAGCCTTGCTGGAGGCCGGGCAGGGGCGCTTGAAGGGGATTCGCCACGGCACGACCTGGGACGCGGGGCGGGCGGGGCATGGACGCAGTATTGAACGGCGACATCTGTTGTCGGATCCTACCTTCCACAAGGGCTTTGCGCAGCTGTCACGATACGGACTGTCATTCGATGCGTGGATCTTCCACCCGCAGCTGGCGAGTCTGGAAGACTTGCTGAAGGCATTTCCGGAAACACCGGTGGTGTTGAACCACTGCGGCGGGATCCTGGGCGTCGAGCCCCACACCGATCGTGCTGCCGTGTTTGCAACATGGCAGCAGAGCATCCAGACGTTGGCAACGTATCCGAACCTGCGGGTCAAGCTCGGCGGTCTCGGCATGCTGTATGGCGGACACGACTTTCACCTGCAGGCCGAGCCACCGTCGTCCCTCGCGTTGGCCGATACATGGCGACCGTACATCGACGCGTGTATCGACGCATTCGGCCCCGACCGCGCCATGTTCGAAAGCAACTTTCCGGTGGACAAGCAAAGCTGTGGGTACGGTGTGCTGTGGAACGCGTTCAAGCGGATCGCGCAGCCCTACACCAGCGCGGAACGGGCGGCGCTATTTCATGACACCGCCCAGGCTTTCTATCGCTTGGGGTGA
- a CDS encoding NAD-binding protein codes for MTVANDTTGPVGQPIGFIGLGAMGGPMVGHLLRSGVSVVVHDLNLVAVRTAEQAGAQVGRHAQDVAARTGLVFVCLPSLGALRAVLLGDEGIARCGRDCTVVDLSTTGPAFAREMRAELEPLRIAYIDAPITGNVTTAGNGKLGVMCSGAADAFARAEPVMRVMAETTVLYLGDGSGRAQTLKLLNNLVSATGMAVTSEAFVIAAKAGVRPGALLQVLNAGEASTNASRNKFATSVLPRRFNYGARMAITAKDISFAVAEAERLDVPVWIARPAQQLWRFAASQGGADRDGSSLITYLEPWAGVEVKDEAMADARLFASASTAATPPPACQVWCEPDRADALRNRLAGIGWDVAIVNEVQHPGNRTNPDARCLIRCIPPETNRADLLDALADPMLIASHPIILNTCWMSPLDAEQCAAQARDRGCAWLDAPLSGRLRDLEDGSGSVIVSSARNDAFCAQSLLQALGRDVYLVSSTPGDAQRVRYLEEAVSATLLAVACESYVIGARAGLAADMIPRILGIETGRTLASGTLFPQQVLTRRFDHGRSLGASLRALQCVSEECTEHGISAWVLDSARLLYGIAVAEFGADADVTHLVRLYEQWTGVEVRPGANLETST; via the coding sequence ATGACAGTCGCCAATGACACGACGGGGCCGGTAGGCCAGCCTATTGGATTCATCGGCCTCGGTGCAATGGGCGGACCCATGGTCGGGCATCTGTTGCGCTCGGGCGTGTCGGTCGTGGTGCACGACCTGAACCTGGTCGCCGTGCGTACGGCAGAGCAGGCGGGGGCGCAGGTCGGGCGACACGCGCAAGACGTTGCGGCCCGAACCGGGCTGGTGTTCGTGTGCCTTCCGTCCTTGGGGGCCTTGCGTGCGGTATTGCTCGGCGACGAGGGCATCGCCCGGTGCGGTCGCGACTGCACCGTTGTTGACTTGTCCACCACCGGGCCGGCGTTTGCGCGAGAGATGCGGGCTGAACTCGAGCCGCTCCGGATCGCGTACATCGACGCACCCATTACCGGCAACGTCACCACCGCGGGCAACGGCAAACTGGGTGTAATGTGCTCGGGCGCGGCCGATGCGTTTGCTCGCGCCGAGCCCGTCATGCGCGTCATGGCCGAGACCACGGTGCTGTATCTGGGGGATGGGTCGGGCCGGGCGCAGACGCTCAAGCTATTGAACAACCTGGTGTCGGCCACCGGCATGGCCGTGACTTCCGAAGCATTCGTGATCGCTGCCAAGGCTGGCGTGCGGCCGGGTGCCTTGCTGCAAGTGCTCAACGCCGGCGAGGCCAGCACCAATGCCAGCCGCAACAAATTTGCGACGTCCGTGTTGCCGCGGCGATTCAACTATGGCGCACGTATGGCGATCACCGCCAAGGACATTTCGTTCGCAGTGGCCGAAGCAGAACGCTTGGATGTGCCGGTGTGGATCGCGCGTCCTGCCCAACAATTGTGGCGCTTCGCCGCCAGCCAGGGCGGCGCGGATCGCGACGGCAGTTCGCTGATCACCTATCTGGAACCGTGGGCGGGAGTGGAGGTGAAGGATGAGGCGATGGCCGATGCACGCCTGTTTGCATCGGCAAGCACCGCGGCCACGCCGCCACCCGCGTGTCAGGTCTGGTGCGAACCGGATCGCGCCGACGCATTGCGGAACCGCCTGGCAGGCATCGGATGGGACGTTGCGATCGTCAACGAGGTGCAACACCCCGGCAACCGGACGAATCCCGATGCGCGCTGTCTGATCCGGTGCATCCCGCCCGAAACGAACCGTGCCGACCTGCTCGACGCGTTGGCCGATCCCATGCTGATCGCCAGTCACCCGATCATCCTCAACACCTGCTGGATGTCGCCGTTGGACGCGGAACAGTGCGCCGCGCAGGCGCGCGACCGGGGATGCGCATGGCTTGATGCCCCTTTGTCCGGCCGCCTGCGCGACCTTGAGGATGGCAGCGGTTCGGTCATTGTCAGCAGCGCACGCAATGACGCATTCTGCGCCCAGTCCTTGCTGCAAGCCCTTGGCAGGGACGTCTACCTGGTGTCATCGACGCCGGGAGACGCCCAGCGGGTGCGCTATCTGGAAGAGGCCGTGTCGGCGACCTTGCTGGCCGTGGCGTGCGAGTCTTACGTGATCGGTGCGCGCGCGGGTCTGGCAGCCGACATGATCCCCCGCATCCTTGGCATCGAGACGGGGCGCACCCTGGCGAGCGGAACGCTGTTCCCCCAGCAGGTCCTGACACGCCGCTTCGATCATGGACGCTCGCTTGGCGCATCACTGCGCGCGCTTCAATGTGTCAGCGAGGAATGCACCGAGCATGGCATCAGCGCCTGGGTGCTGGACTCCGCACGTTTGTTGTACGGCATCGCCGTCGCAGAATTCGGAGCGGACGCCGACGTGACCCATCTGGTCCGTTTGTACGAACAATGGACAGGGGTAGAAGTGCGCCCTGGCGCCAATCTGGAAACCTCGACATGA
- a CDS encoding enoyl-CoA hydratase/isomerase family protein has protein sequence MSDLELTTRDRVMVARLNRPEKKNALSEPMLETLRAALKSANDDPGIGCFVITGEGDAFCSGGDLGRRGGERAGGDPTPLERRTRLQAVTHQVARAVEDFEKPLIAAVNGAAVGAGMDLALMCDLRLGSASARFSEGYIRVGLLPGNGGCYFLPRLVGPARALELLWTGDFVSADEALRIGLVNHVYSNEEFPEAFMAFAARIASGPPVQLRDIKKLMYQSMRTDLRTSLDSVAAHMAVIQSTDDYKEAVQAFKEKRKPVFTGQ, from the coding sequence ATGTCCGATCTAGAACTGACCACCCGCGACCGCGTCATGGTTGCCCGGCTGAACCGGCCGGAAAAAAAGAATGCCCTGAGCGAGCCCATGCTCGAAACGCTGCGTGCCGCATTGAAGTCCGCGAATGACGACCCCGGCATCGGCTGCTTCGTCATCACCGGCGAAGGCGATGCGTTCTGCTCGGGCGGCGATCTGGGGCGCCGGGGCGGCGAGCGGGCGGGGGGCGATCCGACGCCCCTGGAACGCCGCACCCGTCTGCAGGCAGTGACCCACCAGGTCGCCCGCGCGGTCGAGGACTTTGAAAAGCCCCTGATCGCCGCGGTCAATGGCGCCGCGGTCGGCGCCGGCATGGACCTCGCGCTGATGTGCGACCTGCGCCTGGGCAGTGCGTCCGCCCGCTTTTCCGAAGGGTACATTCGTGTCGGGCTGTTGCCGGGCAACGGCGGGTGCTACTTCCTGCCGCGGCTTGTGGGGCCCGCCCGCGCGCTCGAATTGTTGTGGACCGGAGATTTCGTATCTGCCGACGAAGCGCTCAGGATCGGGCTGGTGAATCATGTGTACAGCAACGAAGAATTTCCCGAAGCGTTCATGGCCTTTGCGGCACGTATCGCCAGCGGGCCGCCGGTCCAGCTGCGCGACATCAAGAAACTGATGTACCAATCGATGCGCACCGACCTTCGCACCAGCCTGGATTCCGTCGCCGCGCACATGGCGGTCATCCAGTCGACCGACGACTATAAGGAAGCGGTCCAGGCCTTCAAGGAAAAACGCAAGCCGGTGTTCACGGGGCAATGA